From one Mytilus edulis chromosome 1, xbMytEdul2.2, whole genome shotgun sequence genomic stretch:
- the LOC139520642 gene encoding zinc finger protein 862-like yields the protein MSKQPSKKRRITGPTFLTSWLEKSTPASNCSQTDHENHHLEQSPELEIQPSPECTESQDGQTETSLLCNLCITFNKKPMNGSLIWTSKPCITVTLESISKHAKSDAHKEAEQLEAQRILSGNGQGLVQAVAAQASMEKTALIGAFRSLYWLASEEIPHTTKYSSLLGYAKRMGCSYLNHLQKGGNANYESQRTLQEMLHIIAEQIAAPILQDICNSRYYSILIDETTDIAVIKQMTILARYITENNQVKTSFLGMVELPDGKAETIMNALDKFLNELQLPTEDLIGLGSDGASVMVGRKSGVAARLKQRNPELVNVHCIAHRLALAAAQATDNIPYLKKFKDLLQQIFKFYQNSAVRMSGLKEIETILGGPQLKMKEVLDTRWLSHDRAVTAIRECLPALIASLEREASERSDATAAGLAMFVKTTKFVASIHMMSDILPHLARLSKTFQKTDIDFTLIETLVSATQITITKLIEQPGHYMQSLPTCLDSLSEYGVRLRQSDIDNFKRDIYQPYLENVIQNLHDRFPDNPVLDALSVMDPDLLNADDPSLNEWVQHIKLKTLAKHFKSVGSEIEVLEEWETLRTLLVKECKDMTFRKTMNKVASLGTLYPCLSKYAAIGLVLPVSTADCERCFSCLNRVKTCLRNRLCQKVLNCLMHISIEGPKEEAFDFDKCVVTFGKLKQRKISTK from the exons GTCTGTTGTGCAATCTCTGTATCACCTTCAATAAGAAACCAATGAATGGTAGCCTCATATGGACAAGTAAGCCTTGTATTACTGTTACCCTTGAAAGTATTAGTAAGCATGCCAAATCTGACGCCCATAAGGAAGCAGAACAGTTGGAGGCACAACGTATTCTGTCTGGGAATGGTCAAGGACTAGTGCAAGCTGTAGCAGCTCAGGCATCTATGGAGAAGACTGCCTTGATTGGAGCATTTAGAAGTCTGTATTGGTTGGCCTCAGAGGAGATACCGCACACAACAAAATATTCATCTTTACTTGGATATGCCAAGAGAATGGGATGTTCTTACTTGAATCATCTGCAGAAGGGAGGAAATGCCAATTATGAGAGTCAAAGGACTTTACAAGAGATGCTACATATCATTGCAGAACAGATTGCAGCCCCAATACTTCAGGACATATGCAACTCACGTTACTACAGTATACTAATTGATGAAACCACTGATATAGCAGTCATCAAGCAAATGACCATCCTAGCCAGATATATAACTGAAAATAACCAG GTAAAGACTTCATTCCTTGGTATGGTAGAGTTGCCAGATGGGAAAGCAGAGACAATAATGAATGCTTTGGACAAGTTTCTGAATGAACTTCAGCTGCCAACAGAGGATTTGATAGGTCTTGGATCTGATGGTGCCTCTGTTATGGTTGGAAGAAAATCTGGG GTTGCTGCAAGACTAAAACAACGTAATCCTGAGCTTGTGAATGTTCATTGCATTGCACATAGATTGGCACTGGCTGCAGCTCAGGCTACAGACAATATTCCATATTTGAAGAAGTTCAAGGACTTATTGCAACAGATATTTAAATTCTACCAAAACTCAGCAGTTAGAATGTCTGGACTTAAAGAAATTGAG ACAATACTAGGTGGACCACAATTAAAGATGAAAGAAGTCCTTGACACAAGATGGTTGTCACATGATAGAGCAGTGACTGCTATAAGAGAATGCCTCCCTGCACTTATTGCTAGTCTAGAGAGAGAAGCCAGTGAGAGGTCAGATGCAACAGCTGCTGGTCTTGCAATGTTTGTAAAGACAACCAAATTTGTTGCCTCTATCCATATGATGTCAGACATTCTGCCACACCTTGCAAGATTGTCAAAGACCTTCCAA AAAACAGATATTGACTTCACCTTAATTGAAACTCTTGTGTCAGCAACACAAATAACCATCACAAAACTGATTGAGCAACCTGGACACTATATGCAGTCATTGCCAACTTGTCTGGACAGCCTGTCAGAGTATGGTGTAAGACTGAGACAGTCTGACATTGATAACTTTAAAAGGGATATATACCAGCCCTACCTAGAAAATGTGATCCAGAACCTCCATGACAGATTTCCAGACAACCCAGTACTGGATGCACTATCTGTCATGGATCCAGACCTCTTAAATGCAGATGACCCTTCATTGAATGAATGGGTTCAACACATAAAATTGAAG actCTAGCCAAACATTTCAAGTCAGTTGGAAGTGAAATAGAAGTTCTGGAAGAATGGGAAACACTGAGAACACTGTTAGTGAAAGAATGTAAAGACATGACATTTAGGAAGACAATGAACAAAGTTGCCAGTCTTGGAACTTTGTATCCTTGTCTGTCTAAGTATGCAGCAATTGGTCTTGTTTTGCCAGTTTCAACAGCTGATTGTGAAAgatgtttttcctgtttgaacaGAGTGAAAACATGCTTGAGAAACAGACTATGCCAAAAAGTGCTGAACTGTTTAATGCATATATCAATTGAAGGACCAAAGGAggaagcttttgattttgacaaatgtGTAGTGACCTTTGGAAAGTTAAAACAGAggaaaatatcaacaaaataa
- the LOC139487527 gene encoding protein FAM72A-like, translated as MESDDNFKKQTDIGPQYSNEPVFTLQCNQCESTACRRGMSAVLLANAEVQLFSTDCPEICDVATTTNLFLAENCDCWLVNMACINCGNCLGYNVRVPCRDCLSSSNNGHLWMFYVGAVSSYERLNYKGEEVLLWGNLNEDEKKFEQFLKDQDICCR; from the exons ATGGAATCTGACGATAATTTTAAAAAGCAAACAGATATAGGACCCCAATATTCAAATGAACCTGTTTTTACATTACAATGTAACCAATGTGAATCAACTGCGTGTAGGAGAGGAATGAGTGCTGTACTATTAGCAAATGCTGAGGTCCAACTTTTTTCAACTGACTGTCCTGAAATCTG tGATGTTGCCACAACAACCAACTTGTTCCTGGCAGAGAATTGTGATTGTTGGTTAGTGAACATGGCATGTATTAATTG tggGAATTGCCTTGGTTACAACGTCAGAGTTCCATGTCGTGATTGTCTTTCATCTTCCAATAATGGACATTTATGGATGTTCTATGTAGGTGCTGTTTCCTCATATGAACGATTGAATTATAAAG GAGAAGAAGTTCTTTTGTGGGGCAATTTAAATGAAGATGAAAAGAAATTTGAACAGTTTTTGAAAGATCAAGATATATGTTGCAGATAA